A genome region from Columba livia isolate bColLiv1 breed racing homer chromosome 2, bColLiv1.pat.W.v2, whole genome shotgun sequence includes the following:
- the LOC135578418 gene encoding uncharacterized protein LOC135578418, translating into MKMETGDEIAIVGIACNFPGGDGIDNFWKVLEEGKNCTVEIPPERFNAKEWYDPDDNKPGKICTTRAALLDEFNTFDNHLFGINNTEAERMDPQQKLLIECTYKALEDAGVPVEAVSGTKTGVFIGLMNRDYEIVTSRAVSEINHYDGTGTAMSIAANRVSFTFNLTGPSLAIDTACSSFLFALHYAWRAIKSGDCEAAICGGVNCIIDPRTFVSLSKAKMISPEGISKPFSKKADGYGRGEGCGVVFLKPLKKAKEDYCKIWGVIHISAVNQNGRSITPITRPSRTEQEKLLRSIYETHVDPSVVQYVEAHGTGTAAGDPTEAESLGSVIGKNRSSQVSILKIGSVKGNIGHTESAAGAAGLIKVLLMMHHGKIVPSLHYSKEMSSIDTEKLNLAVPTTVEPWEESSEYGRVAGINCFGFGGTNAHIVVRQVKQPEPLPAFKRPLELVLLSAASSKSLHMIMDDTADQLSTRNSVTLPSLAYTSACRRSHANCRYRKAFVTNSLQHLQQQIMSAASTELATSKAEPQLVFVFCGNGVTLKDFSEVLLSSEPVFRDKCKEIEALFQKHAPISLLPARGHSPKDLLNPELSQPLLFTLQVALAALLKYWGIKPVAVVGHSVGEVAAAHFAGYLSLADAVKVIYHRSRLQAKTAGGRMLVVGNIPVQELAEHLHRYSGKVCIAAFNSPVSCTLSGNSDSVDAVQRDLAQVFSQRNIFLHVLNVPAAYHSPSMDMILGELEDNIQPLEKQKGEIEVISTLTGVAASENDFSQGKFWARHAREPVAFSQAIKTAARDRENVVFVEISPHRALQRSIMETLGKGTKVFSSLQTDAEYQTLFTLVGDLFELGYNPNWQHFYNGYQSVPVAIPRYQFDRRKLMARLDIHQQANQRGVSCSHPLIYDLNSDNTEYGCLLSQDTTSYLYEHKNNGVALVPGAFYVELGLASVMSSSRPRVPLSACRMSISFSAPCVLTESSQVLRIKLSPQKAVTAFEILSSSNAVYAAGQVTKGPEAVVEESSISCQDIYRRCRSVVSREAVYEALSHVGFQYGSIFRQLSDVHYCQELKEAITSIKVNKETIKEMYSYHIHPVLLDCFLQMTTVMTSRTFQSRAGFPSGIGSLVVLRPLEEEMMIYMRTSKSIGNYLEVCGCFMDKHGSVLAELKSVVIIFIKQESSRENEFMFENKWKEVSLSQMIGHLGSMPRVLVFADRFGIAEQLKKYLHPDSRYVMYEDWEALLGGHAQNKMRADVEDYDEILFLWGIQKLNEDFPSKVVDQLAKCCEAYRQVIVALREKASRCLVRVITYRTTERHVDHINCGFALCGMTRTCVVEVPDVTFQMIDLSSSSSLDISVLADVLVKYKVVDYPEVCISQGRTYVAEIRRTPFVDSDHSQPVRSLQKSETFTLHTSDPYTAKDLSAELSTSPATQLDKWSVEIQLDKICLHSEDYFPISVSSHNFGNTLYWNSQAVDKHRLLALDFSGTVTATGTDVKKVKVGDHVVSCYPAAASSRLQIPGTACFNVKKFPCFQNVPCMSYFIIAWEILNQKLPKGRHGRTLGIISTEPSSVLCHVLSAAAEEMGWRTALARPTPDGFQYIKSCSALVVLPPVSRLSQEDLAHMYFLKDVVIVCGSHQSECIQNVSDIDHENISFHILTLTSIFQKASLKELQKTVHVWIRSMDMKRFRHLSGSVFQQTENFERVNSVMSYFTCKSVPLAVLRRQKDITVLSDIPLYESQKKLFKQNAVYIVVGGLTGLGFETVKFIAENGGGGIAILSRKIPSHEKQEEMDALQQQYKGSKVVFVQCDVTSTRDVEKAFQSITNIFAGIPVKGVFQSAVVLHDGRLEVLNLADFQKVLNPKVAGTLNLHWATRGQELDYFVCYSSVTSFLGNSTQANYAAANSFLDVFCLYRRNCGLSGQSINWGALNLGILLNQNHIQNILESKGIDILQVHEIHEYLRKSLLTNNPQQAVVKLNFQTLFHHVFARIISLKSRFQSLMSEEFRNKLETSEETQVQDTALIKSEDFITSLVSDLTRLSPDELTMNTPLSSLGVDSMLAMTIQNRVFQERKVDIPLLKLLDPHTTLSSLVVLLEEKSNANGIVEEKNAVVESAENGSWL; encoded by the exons GGCTATTGACACGGCGTGTTCgtcttttctttttgccctgCACTATGCCTGGCGAGCAATTAAATCAG GAGACTGCGAGGCAGCAATCTGTGGTGGAGTGAACTGCATAATAGATCCCCGCACCTTTGTGTCTCTCAGTAAAGCAAAAATGATCTCTCCAGAGGGAATAAGCAAACCCTTCTCCAAAAAGGCAGATGGCTATGGAAGGGGAGAAGGTTGTGGTGTTGTTTTCCTCAAACCACTGAAAAAG GCAAAGGAAGACTATTGCAAAATCTGGGGTGTTATACACATCAGTGCAGTAAATCAGAATGGTAGGTCCATTACTCCAATCACAAGACCGTCTCGAACAGAGCAAGAGAAGTTACTGCGCAGTATTTATGAAACTCATGTTGATCCCTCAGTTGTGCAGTACGTTGAAGCACACGGTACAGGAACTGCCGCTGGAGACCCTACCGAAGCTGAAAGCCTAGGTAGCGTCATTGGTAAAAACAGGTCTTCACAAGTTTCCATTCTGAAAATTGGTTCAGTGAAGGGAAATATTGGCCACACGGAgtcagctgcaggagcagcagggttAATCAAAGTGCTTCTGATGATGCACCATGGAAAGATTGTGCCATCCTTGCATTACTCAAAGGAGATGAGCAGCATCGatacagagaaattaaatcTCGCAGTTCCCACAACTGTAGAGCCCTGGGAAGAATCCAGTGAGTATGGAAGAGTAGCTGGCATCAACTGCTTTGGCTTTGGAGGAACCAATGCACATATCGTAGTCAGGCAGGTTAAGCAGCCAGAGCCTCTTCCTGCCTTTAAGAGGCCCCTTGAATTAGTTCTGCTGTCAGCAGCATCAAGTAAGTCCCTTCATATGATAATGGATGATACAGCTGACCAGCTGAGCACAAGAAACTCTGTAACTCTCCCCAGCCTGGCCTATACGTCCGCCTGCAGGAGAAGCCATGCCAACTGCAGATACCGAAAAGCATTTGTCACAAACTCTCTGCAACACTTGCAGCAACAGATTATGTCGGCAGCGAGCACTGAACTTGCCACGTCAAAGGCAGAACCACAGCTGGTGTTTGTGTTCTGTGGCAACGGCGTAACGCTGAAGGACTTCAGTGAGGTACTGCTGAGCTCAGAGCCAGTGTTCAGAGACAAGTGTAAGGAAATAGAAGCGCTTTTTCAGAAACACGCTCCCATCAGCCTCCTGCCAGCAAGAGGTCACAGCCCAAAGGACTTGTTGAATCCAGAGCTTTCCCAGCCTTTGCTTTTTACCCTGCAAGTTGCCTTAGCTGCCCTTCTGAAATACTGGGGCATTAAACCAGTTGCTGTTGTTGGCCACTCGGTAGGGGAGGTTGCTGCTGCCCATTTTGCTGGGTACCTGTCCCTGGCAGATGCAGTCAAAGTGATTTATCACCGGAGCAGGCTGCAGGCGAAGACTGCCGGCGGGAGAATGTTGGTGGTTGGAAACATCCCCGTTCAAGAGCTCGCTGAACATTTGCATCGCTACTCGGGAAAGGTGTGCATTGCAGCTTTCAACAGCCCAGTTTCCTGCACCTTGTCGGGAAATTCAGACTCTGTGGATGCTGTGCAGAGAGATTTAGCTCAAGTTTTCAGCCAGAGAAACATctttcttcatgttttaaatGTTCCAGCTGCATACCACAGCCCCAGCATGGATATGATACTTGGGGAGTTGGAAGACAACATACAGCCTTTAGAGAAACAGAAGGGGGAAATTGAAGTGATTTCAACTCTGACTGGGGTGGCCGCTTCTGAAAATGACTTTTCTCAGGGCAAATTCTGGGCTCGGCATGCTCGTGAGCCTGTTGCTTTCTCTCAAGCCATCAAAACAGCAGCTAGAGACAGGGAAAATGTCGTTTTTGTGGAAATAAGTCCTCACCGAGCATTGCAACGAAGCATAATGGAAACTCTAGGAAAAGGCACCAAAGTGTTCTCCTCTTTGCAAACTGATGCAGAGTATCAGACACTCTTCACACTGGTAGGAGATCTGTTTGAACTTGGATACAATCCCAACTGGCAGCACTTTTATAATGGGTATCAAAGTGTTCCAGTGGCCATTCCACGGTATCAATTTGATCGCAGAAAACTCATGGCCCGTCTGGATATCCACCAACAAGCAAACCAAAGAGGTGTCAGCTGCAGTCATCCTTTGATTTATGACTTAAACAGTGACAACACGGAGTACGGCTGCCTGCTGTCTCAGGACACGACATCATACTTATACGAGCACAAGAACAATGGTGTGGCTTTAGTCCCTGGTGCTTTTTATGTGGAGCTTGGTCTGGCCTCTGTGATGAGCAGCTCAAGACCTAGAGTGCCTCTGAGTGCTTGCCGGATGAGTATCAGTTTTTCCGCACCGTGTGTTCTCACGGAGAGTTCCCAAGTCCTGAGAATCAAGCTGAGTCCGCAAAAAGCAGTGACAGCCTTTGAGATACTCTCTTCCTCCAACGCAGTTTATGCTGCAGGCCAAGTTACAAAGGGGCCTGAAGCTGTGGTGGAAgaaagcagcatctcctgccaaGACATCTATCGAAGATGCAGGTCAGTGGTTAGCAGAGAGGCGGTTTATGAAGCACTGTCGCATGTTGGCTTTCAGTATGGCTCCATATTCAGGCAGCTCAGTGATGTGCATTATTGCCAGGAACTAAAGGAAGCTATAACAAGCATAAAGGTGAACAAGGAGACCATCAAAGAGATGTACAGTTACCATATCCATCCAGTGCTGCTCGACTGTTTTCTGCAAATGACCACTGTCATGACCTCAAGGACATTCCAGTCCAGAGCAGGGTTTCCTTCAGGGATAGGCAGCCTGGTGGTGCTCCGTCCACTGGAGGAAGAAATGATGATATACATGAGAACAAGCAAATCCATTGGGAACTACCTAGAGGTCTGTGGATGCTTTATGGACAAACATGGGTCCGTTTTGGCTGAACTCAAGAGTGTTGTCATCATTTTCATTAAGCAAGAATCTTCCAGGGAGAATGAGTTCATGTTTGAAAACAAGTGGAAAGAAGTGTCTCTTTCACAGATGATTGGACATCTGGGGTCTATGCCCAGAGTCCTAGTGTTTGCTGACAGATTTGGGATAGCTGAACAGctcaaaaaatatttgcatccTGATTCAAGATACGTTATGTATGAAGACTGGGAAGCCCTATTGGGAGGCCATGCACAGAATAAGATGAGAGCAGATGTTGAGGATTATGATGAAATTCTGTTTTTGTGGGGAATTCAAAAGTTAAATGAAGATTTCCCAAGCAAAGTGGTAGACCAATTGGCAAAGTGTTGTGAAGCCTATCGCCAAGTTATTGTGGCATTAAGAGAGAAAGCGTCCCGCTGTTTAGTCAGAGTTATCACGTACAGAACAACAGAAAGACATGTAGACCACATTAACTGTGGGTTTGCATTGTGTGGCATGACCAGAACTTGTGTTGTTGAAGTTCCAGATGTCACATTTCAGATGATTGACCTCAGCTCTTCCAGTTCCCTGGATATCTCAGTGCTAGCAGATGTTCTTGTCAAGTACAAAGTTGTGGACTATCCAGAAGTTTGCATCAGCCAAGGAAGAACTTACGTGGCTGAAATCAGACGCACACCTTTTGTAGATTCGGACCACAGCCAACCTGTAAGATCGCTCCAGAAGTCAGAAACATTCACTTTGCACACTTCTGATCCGTACACAGCAAAAGATTTGTCTGCTGAATTGTCCACCAGCCCTGCTACTCAGCTTGACAAGTGGAGTGTTGAAATTCAACTGGATAAAATATGTCTCCACTCAGAAGATTATTTTCCCATCAGTGTTTCTAGTCATAATTTTGGCAATACACTGTACTGGAATTCACAAGCAGTAGACAAACACAGACTTTTAGCTCTTGATTTCAGTGGCACGGTAACAGCAACAGGCACTGATGTGAAGAAAgttaaagtgggagatcacgtgGTTTCATGTTATCCAGCCGCTGCATCATCCAGACTTCAGATTCCAGGAACAGCTTGTTTCAATGTAAAGAAATTCCCATGCTTTCAGAATGTCCCCTGTATGTCATACTTTATCATTGCATGGGAAATCTTAAATCAGAAGTTACCCAAGGGCAGACATGGCAGAACACTGGGTATTATTTCTACAGAACCATCATCAGTTTTGTGCCATGttctttctgcagcagcagaagagatgGGCTGGAGAACAGCACTTGCAAGGCCCACTCCTGATGGGTTCCAGTATATAAAATCATGCAGTGCCCTTGTTGTCCTTCCTCCAGTAAGCAGACTGTCTCAGGAGGACCTTGCCCACATGTACTTTCTTAAAGATGTGGTGATAGTGTGTGGCAGTCACCAGTCTGAATGTATCCAGAATGTCAGTGACATTGATCATGAAAATATCAGCTTTCATATCCTTACACTTACCAGCATTTTCCAGAAAGCATCTCTAAAGGAATTGCAAAAGACTGTGCATGTGTGGATCAGGTCCATGGATATGAAACGGTTTAGACATCTATCAGgttctgtttttcagcagaCTGAGAACTTTGAAAGAGTGAACTCGGTGATGTCCTATTTTACCTGCAAATCCGTCCCACTTGCTGTACTGAGAAGGCAGAAGGACATCACCGTGCTTTCAGATATACCGTTGTACGAATCCCAGAAGAAATTGTTCAAGCAGAATGCTGTTTACATAGTAGTCGGGGGGCTCACTGGGCTTGGCTTTGAAACAGTGAAATTCATAGCTGAGAATGGAGGAGGGGGTATTGCAATACTCTCCAGGAAAATTCCAAGccatgagaagcaagaagagatGGATGCTTTGCAGCAGCAGTATAAAGGGAGCAAAGTAGTGTTTGTGCAGTGTGATGTTACCTCAACCAGGGACGTTGAGAAAGCTTTCCAGTCCATCACAAACATCTTTGCAGGGATCCCAGTCAAAGGTGTGTTTCAAAGTGCTGTTGTTTTACACGATGGCCGTCTTGAAGTTCTGAACTTGGCTGACTTTCAGAAAGTGCTGAACCCAAAAGTAGCTGGGACCCTAAATCTTCATTGGGCTACCAGAGGCCAGGAGCTTGACTACTTTGTGTGCTACTCCTCTGTTACTTCCTTTCTGGGAAATTCTACCCAGGCAAATTATGCAGCTGCAAACTCCTTCTTGGATGTCTTCTGCCTCTACAGGAGGAACTGTGGGCTCTCCGGCCAATCCATTAACTGGGGTGCTTTGAACCTCGGCATACTGCTCAATCAAAACCATATTCAGAACATTCTGGAATCCAAGGGCATAGACATTCTGCAAGTGCATGAAATTCATGAGTATCTGAGGAAGAGCTTACTTACCAATAACCCACAGCAAGCTGTTGTCAAATTAAACTTTCAAACTTTATTTCATCATGTTTTTGCTCGGATTATTTCACTCAAAAGTCGCTTCCAGTCACTTATGTCTGAAGAATTCAGGAACAAGCTTGAAACCTCTGAGGAAACTCAGGTCCAGGATACTGCCTTAATCAAATCTGAAGACTTTATCACCTCACTGGTGAGTGACCTCACTAGACTGAGCCCAGATGAGCTAACCATGAATACACCACTTTCATCATTGGGCGTAGACTCTATGTTAGCTATGACAATTCAGAACCGTGTCTTTCAAGAGAGGAAGGTGGACATACCTCTTCTGAAACTGCTTGATCCTCACACAACTCTGTCAAGTTTAGTAGTTCTTCtagaagagaaaagcaatgcaaatgGAAtagttgaggaaaaaaatgctgtggttGAAAGTGCAGAAAATGGGAGCTGGCtctaa
- the LOC102090949 gene encoding patched domain-containing protein 3, with protein MAGPPHPAERCSCRNTNCLERPLRRLFRGLGGVVAAWPWPFVLLPLLLSGGLGAGFVFLRQRQANDIEEQFTPTWGPAKADRDFVQRFFPTNDSERFSAARLPTEGTYAAFIVVATGNGSVLAPAARRDVLRLDAMMRARGYEKLCAVSSGTCAIPNPLQYDEAALENLTFPFSGGLLLGTVLGGVQTDPDGRVLSARALRLLYYLREDGPAAAESRRWLESFLLEMPSELAALGITAVRVTYFTSLSRQQEFEGNTKRVIPLFSITYLLTVTFSVISCLRLSCIRNNVWLACCGVVSAGLAVLSSFGLLLFCGVPFVVTVAGAPFLILGVGVDDMFIMIACWEQSSRKEGKSSVKSRLAETYAEAALSVTITTFTDVLAFFIGTWTSFPSVRSFCLYTGTAFVFCYVYTMTFFGAIIVLNHKREQGNRHWLTCMPVGDKDRAEASCLYTACCIGKCSGESPQPESEHPMSIFFKKYYGPFFTNKWIKLLVVLLYGAYLGGSVYGCTQIREGIDLRNLASDDSYVIPFYDDHDKYFSVYGPRVMVVITESVDYWNETVRLGIENCMQNLEDISYVDQNLSESWLRVYTRLANGGLINISSQTLFINNLPILFQMVPGFEWDINKTQDKIEASRFFIQTVNMTSAVDEKNLLSQLRETAKQCSVPLMVYHPAFIYYDQYLVIVQNTIQNIIVATGAMLIVSLLLIPSPLCCLWVTFAIVSVIVGVAGFMTFWNINLDSISMINLVICIGFSVDFSAHISYAFVTSGESSANKRAIEALSLLGYPVLQGAVSTIIGVVVLAAAKTYIFRTFFKIMFLVILFGVLHGLVFIPVFLTFFGNFGRSPHDTKSKKLELRFMNDKGCQKLS; from the exons ATGGCGGGGCCGCCGCACCCCGCGGAGCGCTGCTCCTGCCGCAACACCAACTGCCTGGAGCGGCCGCTCAGGCGGCTCTTCCGAGGGCTGGGGGGCGTCGTGGCCGCCTGGCCCTGGCCCTTcgtgctgctgccgctgctgctgtcGGGCGGGCTGGGCGCCGGCTTCGTGTTCCTGCGGCAGCGGCAGGCGAACGACATCGAGGAGCAGTTCACGCCGACGTGGGGGCCCGCCAAGGCCGACCGCGACTTCGTGCAGCGGTTCTTCCCCACCAACGACTCGGAGCGCTTCTCCGCCGCGCGCCTGCCCACCGAGGGCACCTACGCCGCCTTCATCGTCGTGGCGACGGGGAACGGCTCGGTCCTGGCACCGGCGGCGCGGCGCGACGTGCTGCGGCTGGACGCGATGATGCGCGCCCGCGGCTACGAGAAGCTCTGCGCTGTCAGCAGCGGCACCTGCGCCATCCCCAACCCGCTACAGTACGATGAGGCTGCCCTGGAGAACCTCACCTTCCCCTTCAGCGGCGGCTTACTCCTGGGGACCGTGCTGGGCGGCGTGCAGACGGACCCCGACGGGCGGGTGCTGTCGGCGCGGGCGCTGAGGCTGCTGTATTACCTGCGGGAGGACGGCCCCGCGGCGGCGGAGAGCCGGCGGTGGCTGGAGAGCTTCTTGCTGGAAATGCCGTCGGAGCTGGCGGCGCTGGGCATCACCGCTGTTCGG GTGACTTACTTTACCTCGCTGTCCAGACAACAAGAGTTTGAAGGAAATACCAAGAGGGTGATCCCACTCTTCTCCATAACCTATTTATTGACAGTAACATTTTCAGTCATCTCTTGTCTAAG actgAGCTGTATAAGAAATAATGTCTGGCTTGCGTGCTGTGGAGTGGTCTCTGCCGGTTTAGCTGTATTAAGCAGCTTTGGATTGCTGCTCTTCTGTGGAGTCCCGTTTGTGGTCACTGTAGCAGGCGCGCCATTTCTTATCCTAG GAGTTGGTGTTGATGACATGTTCATCATGATCGCTTGCTGGGAACAAAGCTCAAGAAAAGAAGGTAAATCAAGTGTTAAGTCTCGTCTGGCTGAGACCTATGCTGAAGCAGCACTTTCTGTGACCATCACCACTTTCACAGATGTTTTGGCTTTCTTCATTGGCACCTGGACTTCCTTTCCATCAGTGAGATCATTTTGCCTCTACACAGGCACTGCTTTTGTCTTCTGCTATGTATATACCATGACCTTCTTTGGGGCAATTATTGTATTAAATCATAAAAGGGAGCAAGGAAACCGACACTGGCTAACTTGTATGCCTGTGGGAGATAAAGATCGGGCTGAGGCGTCTTGCTTGTACACTGCTTGCTGTATAGGCAAGTGTTCTGGGGAGTCACCTCAGCCAGAAAGTGAACATCCAATGAGCATATTCTTTAAGAAGTATTATGGTcctttttttacaaataaatggATCAAGCTACTTGTGGTGCTGCTGTACGGAGCATACTTGGGTGGCAGTGTTTATGGATGTACTCAGATCAGGGAAGGCATCGATCTACGAAATCTGGCAAGTGATGACTCTTACGTTATTCCATTCTATGATGACCATGACAAATACTTCTCAGTATATGGACCCAGGGTCATGGTTGTCATTACAGAAAGTGTAGATTACTGGAATGAGACTGTTCGTCTTGGCATTGAGAACTGCATGCAGAATTTAGAGGACATTTCCTATGTAGATCAGAACCTCTCAGAGTCATGGCTGAGAGTTTACACGAGACTGGCAAATGGTGGTTTGATAAATATAAGCAGTCAGACTCTCTTCATTAATAACTTACCTATACTGTTCCAAATGGTTCCTGGTTTTGAGTGGGACATTAACAAGACTCAAGATAAAATAGAAGCTTCACGTTTCTTTATCCAGACAGTGAACATGACCTCAGCTGTTGATGAGAAGAATCTTCTCAGTCAGTTGAGAGAGACAGCCAAGCAGTGCAGTGTTCCATTAATGGTGTATCACCCAGCGTTCATCTACTACGATCAGTACCTGGTCATAGTGCAGAACACCATTCAGAATATCATTGTGGCCACTGGGGCAATGCTCATTGTCTCCCTTTTGCTTATTCCTAGCCCCTTATGTTGCTTGTGGGTGACTTTTGCCATAGTTTCTGTTATAGTTGGTGTTGCTGGTTTCATGACATTTTGGAACATCAATCTAGATTCCATATCCATGATCAACCTGGTCATTTGCATAGGGTTTTCAGTAGATTTTTCTGCTCATATTTCCTATGCCTTTGTGACAAGTGGAGAGTCCTCAGCCAataaaagggcaattgaagctCTGTCCTTGCTGGGTTACCCGGTGTTACAAGGGGCAGTTTCTACTATAATAGGAGTAGTTGTTCTGGCTGCAGCAAAAACCTACATTTTTAGGACATTTTTCAAGATCATGTTCCTTGTTATTTTATTTGGGGTTCTTCATGGTCTTGTTTTTATTCCAGtgtttttaaccttttttgGCAACTTTGGCAGATCACCCCACGATACTAAATCTAAAAAGCTAGAACTTAGGTTTATGAATGATAAAGGTTGTCAAAAACTAAGTTAa